In one window of Pristiophorus japonicus isolate sPriJap1 chromosome 9, sPriJap1.hap1, whole genome shotgun sequence DNA:
- the LOC139273621 gene encoding zinc finger protein 530-like isoform X2 produces MEAKSTVDNGEKVYTCSVCGRGFSRISGLLRHKRSHTGERSSTCSECGKGFTSSSNLLNHQRVHTDERPFKCPDCGMSYKHSGELTYHQRVHSGERPFRCSHCGTGFSQSSKLTVHQRTHTGERPFTCSVCGRGFTQSCSLLRHQRVHTGERPFTCSECGKGFIDSCNLLRHQRVHTGERPFFCYVCGKGFTQSSDLLRHQRVHTGERPFTCSDCGMGFTQSFHLLTHQRVHTDVRPFKCSDCEKRFKTKKHLLIYQRVHTGERPFICSKCGKGFTQLSNLLTHQQVHTDERPFKCPDCSKCYKSSAELSCHQRVHTGERPFRCSVCGKGFSRSCDLLSHQRVHTGERLFTCSVCESDVTLTILLPR; encoded by the coding sequence atggaagcaaaaagcaccgttgacaatggggagaaagtgtacacgtgttctgtgtgtggaagaGGCTTTAGCCGAATCTCTGGCCTattgagacacaagcgcagtcacaccggggagaggtcatccacctgctccgagtgtgggaagggattcacttcgtcatccaacctgctgaatcaccagcgagttcacactgacgagagaccttttaaatgcccgGATTGTGGGATGAGCTATAAACATTCCGGGGAGCTGACGTACCATCAAcgtgttcacagtggggagagaccgttcaggtgCTCTCACTGCGGAACTGGGTTCAGTCAATCATCTAAACTCACtgtacaccagcgcactcacactggggagaggccgttcacctgctcagtgtgtgggagaggattcactcagtcatgcagcctgctgagacaccagcgagttcacactggggagagaccgttcacctgctctgagtgtgggaagggattcattgatTCATGCAACCTactgagacaccaacgagttcacactggggagaggccatttttctgctacgtgtgtgggaagggattcactcagtcatccgaccttctgagacaccagcgagttcataccggggagaggccattcacctgctctgactgtgggatgggattcactcagtcattccacctgctgacacaccaacgagttcacaccgatgtgagaccttttaaatgctCTGACTGTGAGAAGCGATTTAAAACCAAAAAGCATctactgatataccagcgagttcacaccggggagaggccgtttatctgctccaagtgtgggaagggattcactcagttatccaacctgctgacacatcagcaagttcacactgacgagagaccttttaaatgcccaGACTGCAGTAAGTGCTATAAAAGTTCAGCGGAACTGAGCTGCCAtcaacgtgttcacactggggagagaccattcagatgctccgtgtgtgggaagggattctctcgtTCATGCGACCTTCTGagtcaccagcgagttcatactggggagaggctgttcacctgctccgtgtgtg
- the LOC139273621 gene encoding zinc finger protein 530-like isoform X1: MEAKSTVDNGEKVYTCSVCGRGFSRISGLLRHKRSHTGERSSTCSECGKGFTSSSNLLNHQRVHTDERPFKCPDCGMSYKHSGELTYHQRVHSGERPFRCSHCGTGFSQSSKLTVHQRTHTGERPFTCSVCGRGFTQSCSLLRHQRVHTGERPFTCSECGKGFIDSCNLLRHQRVHTGERPFFCYVCGKGFTQSSDLLRHQRVHTGERPFTCSDCGMGFTQSFHLLTHQRVHTDVRPFKCSDCEKRFKTKKHLLIYQRVHTGERPFICSKCGKGFTQLSNLLTHQQVHTDERPFKCPDCSKCYKSSAELSCHQRVHTGERPFRCSVCGKGFSRSCDLLSHQRVHTGERLFTCSVCGKGFTRSSNLLTHQRVHM; this comes from the coding sequence atggaagcaaaaagcaccgttgacaatggggagaaagtgtacacgtgttctgtgtgtggaagaGGCTTTAGCCGAATCTCTGGCCTattgagacacaagcgcagtcacaccggggagaggtcatccacctgctccgagtgtgggaagggattcacttcgtcatccaacctgctgaatcaccagcgagttcacactgacgagagaccttttaaatgcccgGATTGTGGGATGAGCTATAAACATTCCGGGGAGCTGACGTACCATCAAcgtgttcacagtggggagagaccgttcaggtgCTCTCACTGCGGAACTGGGTTCAGTCAATCATCTAAACTCACtgtacaccagcgcactcacactggggagaggccgttcacctgctcagtgtgtgggagaggattcactcagtcatgcagcctgctgagacaccagcgagttcacactggggagagaccgttcacctgctctgagtgtgggaagggattcattgatTCATGCAACCTactgagacaccaacgagttcacactggggagaggccatttttctgctacgtgtgtgggaagggattcactcagtcatccgaccttctgagacaccagcgagttcataccggggagaggccattcacctgctctgactgtgggatgggattcactcagtcattccacctgctgacacaccaacgagttcacaccgatgtgagaccttttaaatgctCTGACTGTGAGAAGCGATTTAAAACCAAAAAGCATctactgatataccagcgagttcacaccggggagaggccgtttatctgctccaagtgtgggaagggattcactcagttatccaacctgctgacacatcagcaagttcacactgacgagagaccttttaaatgcccaGACTGCAGTAAGTGCTATAAAAGTTCAGCGGAACTGAGCTGCCAtcaacgtgttcacactggggagagaccattcagatgctccgtgtgtgggaagggattctctcgtTCATGCGACCTTCTGagtcaccagcgagttcatactggggagaggctgttcacctgctccgtgtgtggtaagggtttcactcgttcatccaacctgctgacacaccagcgagtccacatgtga